In Rathayibacter sp. VKM Ac-2762, one DNA window encodes the following:
- a CDS encoding ABC transporter permease has product MNLIAEAFAWIADPAHWTGVYAIPTRVAQHVGISLLVLVIAAAIAIPIGYLIGHTGRGKGIAVPVAGGLRALPTLGVLVLAAMSLGLGLGAPVIALVVLAIPSVLAGAYSGLEAVDRRTVDAARSMGMTEWQILTKVEIPLGLPLLIGGLRSAALQIIATATLADYIGAGGLGQYIFRGVKSGDYPQMLAGSILVIVLTLLSEVLFALLQRLAVPRGVVLGLAGTAGRTGSRASSPRRRAVMGIPIEEGK; this is encoded by the coding sequence GTGAACCTCATCGCCGAGGCCTTCGCCTGGATCGCCGACCCCGCGCACTGGACCGGGGTCTACGCGATCCCGACCCGTGTCGCCCAGCACGTCGGCATCAGCCTGCTGGTGCTCGTGATCGCGGCCGCGATCGCGATCCCGATCGGCTACCTGATCGGGCACACCGGGCGCGGCAAGGGCATCGCCGTGCCGGTCGCAGGCGGCCTGCGCGCCCTGCCGACGCTGGGCGTGCTCGTCCTCGCGGCGATGAGCCTGGGGCTCGGCCTCGGCGCTCCGGTGATCGCCCTCGTCGTGCTCGCGATCCCGTCGGTGCTCGCCGGCGCGTACTCCGGGCTCGAGGCGGTCGACCGCCGCACGGTCGACGCGGCGCGCTCGATGGGCATGACCGAGTGGCAGATCCTGACGAAGGTCGAGATCCCGCTGGGGCTGCCGCTGCTGATCGGCGGGCTCCGCTCGGCGGCGCTGCAGATCATCGCGACCGCCACGCTCGCCGACTACATCGGCGCCGGCGGCCTCGGGCAGTACATCTTCCGCGGAGTGAAGTCGGGGGACTACCCGCAGATGCTCGCCGGCTCGATCCTGGTGATCGTGCTGACGCTCCTCAGCGAGGTCCTCTTCGCCCTCCTCCAGCGGCTCGCCGTGCCGCGCGGAGTCGTGCTCGGCCTGGCCGGCACCGCCGGCCGCACAGGTTCCCGCGCTTCGTCGCCCCGACGACGCGCGGTGATGGGAATCCCCATCGAAGAAGGGAAATAG